Below is a window of Leucobacter sp. Psy1 DNA.
TCGCCGTCGCCGAACTCCTCGCTTTGCTCGTCGCCCCTGAGAGCAGCCCGATCCTCGCGGTCGGGTCGTTCGTGATCGACATCGTGCCGCAACCGGTCAAGGAGTTCGCGATCGCAACCTTCGGTGAAGCCGACAAGGTCGTGCTGCTCTGCAGTCTCGGTCTGGCGGTCGCTATCGCAGCCGCGATCGGCGGCATCCTGCAGTTCTTCGCGCGCCCGTTCGGGCTCGTCGTCGTTGTCGTCGCCGGAGGGCTCTCGACCGCCGCGATCGTCACCCGTGCCGGTGCATCGGTGCTCGCCGCGGCCCCGCCGGTCCTGGGAACCGTCGTCGGCTGCGTCGTGCTCATACTGCTCATCACCCGGCTGCGGGTGTGGTCGGGTGACGTGGTCGCGAGTTCCGAGACTCACACCGAGTCGCCTGACGCCGAAACTCCCGCAGCGGGCGAGGTCGGCCGCCGGTCGTTCCTGATCGCCACTGGCTCTGTGGGCCTGGCGGCCCTGGTTGTCGGTATCGGGTCTCGCATGCTCAACGCCACGAGCGCCTCCATTGACGCCGCCCGCCGCGAGTTGCGACTGCCTGCGCCGCGGACGACCGTCACGATCCCCGACGGCGCCGAGTTCGAGATCGATGGCCTGTCACCGCTCATCACCCCCAACGGCGACTTCTACCGCGTCGACACGGCGTTGACGGTGCCCACGGTCGACCCCAGCACATGGCGGCTCGTGATCGACGGGATGGTCCGCGAGCGGGTGGAGCTGAGTTTCGACGACCTCGTCGGTATGGGGCTCGACGAGTATGCGGTCACGCTCACGTGCGTCTCGAACGAGGTCGGCGGCGGGCTCGTCGGCAACGCGATCTGGCAGGGGGTTCCCATCCGCGACATTCTGGAGATGGCCGGACCGCAAGCAGGAGCCGACATGGTGCTCTCGCGCAGCGTCGACGGATACACGGCATCGACCCCGCTCGAAGCGCTCACCGACGACGGGCTCGATGCGATCTTCGCTGTCGCGATGAACGGCGAGCCGCTGCCGCTTGAGCACGGCTTCCCCGTGCGCATGGTCGTGCCCGGC
It encodes the following:
- a CDS encoding molybdopterin-dependent oxidoreductase is translated as MAKSTAPATQSKKRRWVWALWSALAGIVSAAAFLAVAELLALLVAPESSPILAVGSFVIDIVPQPVKEFAIATFGEADKVVLLCSLGLAVAIAAAIGGILQFFARPFGLVVVVVAGGLSTAAIVTRAGASVLAAAPPVLGTVVGCVVLILLITRLRVWSGDVVASSETHTESPDAETPAAGEVGRRSFLIATGSVGLAALVVGIGSRMLNATSASIDAARRELRLPAPRTTVTIPDGAEFEIDGLSPLITPNGDFYRVDTALTVPTVDPSTWRLVIDGMVRERVELSFDDLVGMGLDEYAVTLTCVSNEVGGGLVGNAIWQGVPIRDILEMAGPQAGADMVLSRSVDGYTASTPLEALTDDGLDAIFAVAMNGEPLPLEHGFPVRMVVPGLYGYVSATKWVTELKVTTFDADEAYWTPRGYSAQAPIKFASRVDTPRTGEPVAAGTVAVAGVAWAQTVGIDRVEVRIDDGDWQSATLSNPINSDTWVQWMMPWEATAGTHYVEVRAINKNGEIQIEERAPVAPDGSSGWQRVLVTVT